In Streptomyces sclerotialus, the DNA window CGCGGACTCGCCCAGGCGTACCTGGCCGCTCTGGAGGCCGAGGGGCTCCTCACCCGGCAGCGTTCCCGCCGGCTGCTCTCCCGGGCCGGTCATCCGGCACCGGCGGATACGGCCGACCGCCGCCGGGCGGTGGACCGCTGGGCGGCGGACGAACCCGTCCTGGCCGCCCTCGGAGCGGCCCTCGGAGTGCGCGGTGAGTCGGCCGGAGAGCCCCCGGTCGGAGAGCCCCCGCCCGTGACGGACGACGTGGACGACGTGGACGACGTGGTGGCGGCCGTGCTGGCCGCCGTCAACGACGCGCTGCTGGAACTGGAGGCCGTACGGCAACGGCGCGCCATCGAGGAGGCGGCCTTCGACAACGTCTGGCGGGGAGTCTGACCGCAGAGGACCGGTGACCGTAGGCAGGGGTCAGTTGAACTCGCGGGCCACCAGGGGCAGGGCCTTGCGGACCGTGGTGTTGTGGTCGGCTTGGCCGATGTCGGTGAGCCGGTGCTCGGCGCCGTTCCCGGTCAACTGGGCCTGGCAGTGCAGCGTGTTGTCGTACGCGACGTCCTTGTCGCCCTTCGCGTGGTAGAGGTGCATGGGGACGGTGGGCCGCCAGTCGCATGTCGTGTCCAGGGTGTTCAGCCGGCGCCGCAGCTCGCCCGTGGGGTGCCGCACCTTTTCCAGGAACGCCTCGGTGAACAGGTCCTTCGAGGCAGGCGGCAGCGCGGCCGCGATCTCCGACGACGTGTGGTCGCCGTCGAAGAGCGTCTCCACGGTCTTGTCGTACGGGGCGCGGAACGCCTCGCCCGGCGCGTCGTACAGCCCGTACAGCCGGTCCCAGGCGACCGTGAAGTAGGCGAGGTAGAGCGAGGACCGGACGATCTTGTCGTCCGCGGCCGCCGCCTCGAAGGCGCTCAGGTCGAACGGGCCGGCGATCGGGGCGAGCGCACCCAGCCGGAAGGAGGGGTCGACGCGCTGCTGCAGCGCCCGGCCGAACATCATCGTGGCGGGCCCGCCCTGGGAGAACCCGCTGACCTTCACGCGCCGGGCGAGGGTACGGCCGTCCCGGCGTACGACCGTACGGGTCGCCCGCAGCGCGTCCAGCGCGGCGTCCACGGTGGCCCGCGGGTCGCCGTACGGGTGGGTGCCGGGCCCTTCGCCCAGCCCGAGGTAGTCCGGTGCCGAGACGGCCCGGCCCGTCGAGGCGAACAGCAGCGCGGCGGCCCGGTCGGTGGAATCCGGGTTCACGGAGGCCACGTCGCCCCGGTACACGGTCGTGCCGTGCAGCCAGGAAACGGCCTGGAGGTGCCGTCGGCCGTTCGCCGGTACGGCCGTCAGTGCGCTGGCGGTGGTGGGCGCGCCCTTGGCGTCGCGGGTCCGGTAGACGACGCGGTGCGCCCGTACGCCGTACCGGACCTGCGACGCGTCGATGCCCGCCCGCTCCAGCCGGGCGGCGACCTCGGCCGCCGTCAGGTCGGCCACTTCGGTACGGGAGACGACGGAGCCGCGTGCGGCGTGCCGCTCGCCGGAGGAGGCGGAGGAGGAGAAGAGGGAGGCGGAGGAGAAGAAGGGGGCGAAGGGGGCGGTGGAGGCGGCTGCCGCCGTCGGGGGCGGGCTGTCGGCGGAGGCGGGTACGGACGGTGCCAGGAGGGACACGGCGCATGCCGTGGCGAGCACGGCGGATGCGGCGATCTGCCGTCGGCGGAGGTGAGTCGCGGTCGTCATGCCCGTACTCTGTCGCTCCCGCCCCACCCGTCACATTGGCGCAAGTACCCCGATGTCGCTGGGGTTTCCCCCAGCGGTGCGCGGGTGCTGACCGGTCCCTTCCGGCTCAGCGGGCCGACCCGTTCCCGGCTCAGCGGGTCGCCGGTCCCCGCCTCAGCGCCCCGCCCGGCGGGCGACGTCGCGGGCCCAGAGGACGAGGGGGGCCTGGAGCGGGAGGCGGGCGAGGGCCGCGTTCCTGAGCGGCGCTGGGCGGTGCCGCCAGTCGACGGCCATCTGGACGTTCGCGGGGAAGACACCGACGAAGAAGGCGGCGGTGGCCAGGGCCGCCACCCGCCGGGTACGCGGGTGGGCGAGGCCGGCCGCCAGGGCCAGCTCCGCCACGCCGCTGGCGTACGTCCAGCCACGTGCCGCGCCGGGCAGGGCGCGCGGCACGGTCGCGTCGAACGGCTTGGGCGCGGCGAAGTGCAGCACCCCCGCACCGGCCAGCAGGCCCGCGAGCAGCTTGGGCGAACGTGCGGTGCGGTCGGTGATGCGGTCAGCGGTGCGGTCGGTGGTGCGGGACATGGCGCCTCCAGTACGGGCCGGGAGTGCGAGCGGGCCGCAAAGAGCGGCCCGGGAGGGCGGGCCGCCGGAAGAGGCCCGGGAAGCGCGACCTTACTCCGGAGTAAGTTGACCCGTAAGAGGCTTCGGGCCCGCCGTGACCGGCGTCACCGTGCGCGTCACCGTGCGCGTCACCGTTCGTGGAGGTGCTGGTCCCGGCCCGCCTGGTAGACCCGGGCGGAGCCGGAGGCCGTGGCGTGCTGGGTGATCACCGGGGCCGCCGGAGCGTCGTCGGGGGAGACCTCGGCCAGCAGCGCGCGGAGGTCGTCGGCGACGTCCGGGCGCGCGGCGAGCAGCCGGCGGATGCGGCCCTGCCAGTCCCGGCGCAGCTCCTCCTCGGTCTCCTCGTCCTCCGTGCCGCGGGCCGCGAGCAGGTCCTCGCGAGCCGCCTCCAGCTCGGCCGAGACGGCGTCGGCGCGGTCCGGGCGGACCCGCCGCCACAGGCCGACGACACCCTCCCGTACGCCCTGCCAGGCCTCGGTGGCCATCAGCGTGACGAGTGTCGTGCCGGCGGTGCCCGCCAGCGCCGCGATCTCCGGATCCATGCGCGTTCCCCCTTCGCGTGCGGCGGCCGTCCGCCGCCTCCTGCCCGCACGGTACGTGACCGGCCCTCCTCCCGTGGAGATCCCCGGCGGTCCGCCGGCATTGCTCTTCCGGCCACGGGTACCGCGTACCCCGGCCGATCCTGCGTTGCCGGGTGGCGCCCCGGCTCCCAGCATGGAAAGGGTCGGTTCGACGGGAAAGCCGGAGAAGGCTGGAGAAGGCCGGAGAAGGGTAGATACATGCGGGATGCACCGGGGACCGGGACGGCGGAGAGCGGCGGCGGCCGGGCGGCCGCCCCCCTGT includes these proteins:
- a CDS encoding GPP34 family phosphoprotein, which codes for MTTSRDLLLTVLDTAPGRPPEQGELSLALAGAELIDLLAARAVGLDGDRIVPRDQPAVGDHLLAEAAAAVVRQAPYESVEDWLWRRGRGLAQAYLAALEAEGLLTRQRSRRLLSRAGHPAPADTADRRRAVDRWAADEPVLAALGAALGVRGESAGEPPVGEPPPVTDDVDDVDDVVAAVLAAVNDALLELEAVRQRRAIEEAAFDNVWRGV
- a CDS encoding lipase family protein → MTTATHLRRRQIAASAVLATACAVSLLAPSVPASADSPPPTAAAASTAPFAPFFSSASLFSSSASSGERHAARGSVVSRTEVADLTAAEVAARLERAGIDASQVRYGVRAHRVVYRTRDAKGAPTTASALTAVPANGRRHLQAVSWLHGTTVYRGDVASVNPDSTDRAAALLFASTGRAVSAPDYLGLGEGPGTHPYGDPRATVDAALDALRATRTVVRRDGRTLARRVKVSGFSQGGPATMMFGRALQQRVDPSFRLGALAPIAGPFDLSAFEAAAADDKIVRSSLYLAYFTVAWDRLYGLYDAPGEAFRAPYDKTVETLFDGDHTSSEIAAALPPASKDLFTEAFLEKVRHPTGELRRRLNTLDTTCDWRPTVPMHLYHAKGDKDVAYDNTLHCQAQLTGNGAEHRLTDIGQADHNTTVRKALPLVAREFN
- a CDS encoding DoxX family protein: MSRTTDRTADRITDRTARSPKLLAGLLAGAGVLHFAAPKPFDATVPRALPGAARGWTYASGVAELALAAGLAHPRTRRVAALATAAFFVGVFPANVQMAVDWRHRPAPLRNAALARLPLQAPLVLWARDVARRAGR